One Vibrio taketomensis DNA window includes the following coding sequences:
- a CDS encoding response regulator produces the protein MPSLIILDLKLPDMEGEEILDWLNENQISTSVIIATAHGSVDLAVQLLNKGAKDFLESLLKPID, from the coding sequence TTGCCGTCACTGATCATTCTCGATTTAAAGCTGCCTGATATGGAGGGTGAAGAGATTCTTGATTGGCTCAATGAGAATCAAATTTCAACCTCAGTGATTATCGCCACCGCGCACGGCTCAGTCGATCTTGCGGTGCAATTGCTGAACAAAGGCGCCAAAGATTTTCTTGAAAGCCTATTAAAGCCGATCGACTAA
- a CDS encoding Hpt domain-containing protein — protein sequence MTGELVDETIIQQMIEDTDASVMPMLIDHYIEETQQRSQVLDQAFADKNIALIKFESHTLSSTSLALGNRELSTLARRVEALCVENKIDEVLSYHQQLIDLALRSMEALNQRKEIGFS from the coding sequence ATGACCGGAGAACTAGTCGACGAAACGATTATTCAGCAAATGATTGAAGATACTGATGCCAGCGTAATGCCGATGTTGATCGATCACTACATAGAAGAAACTCAGCAACGTTCACAGGTATTAGATCAGGCGTTCGCTGATAAAAACATCGCATTAATTAAATTTGAAAGTCACACGTTAAGTAGCACTTCTCTCGCTTTGGGTAATCGCGAGCTCTCAACATTGGCGCGTAGAGTTGAAGCTTTGTGTGTGGAAAACAAAATCGACGAAGTACTTTCTTACCATCAGCAACTCATCGATCTTGCTCTGCGCTCAATGGAAGCGCTTAACCAACGAAAAGAGATAGGATTTTCCTGA